A DNA window from Bdellovibrio sp. BCCA contains the following coding sequences:
- a CDS encoding YceI family protein, with protein sequence MKNLILSTLVTLASVTAFAGKTIPAGTYAIDAAHSKIGFEIPHLVIATVEGRFNKFDGSITIDPKLEKSKANLNVDVATINTDNKDRDDHLKSPDFFDVAKNPKMTFVTKKIVGTADNLKLVGDLTLKGKTKEVTLDVKYLGDVNDPFGNHKVAFSATGKINRKDFGLTWSKAVEAGPVVGDEVTLIIKIEANKPIEKKG encoded by the coding sequence ATGAAAAATTTAATCCTCAGCACACTGGTGACGCTTGCAAGTGTGACAGCTTTTGCGGGAAAAACAATCCCTGCAGGAACATATGCTATCGACGCCGCTCACTCAAAAATCGGTTTCGAGATTCCTCACTTGGTGATCGCTACTGTGGAAGGTCGCTTTAATAAATTTGATGGCAGCATCACGATTGATCCAAAGTTGGAAAAATCGAAAGCGAACCTGAATGTGGATGTTGCAACGATCAACACGGACAATAAAGACCGTGACGATCACTTGAAGAGCCCGGATTTCTTTGACGTAGCGAAGAATCCAAAAATGACTTTTGTCACAAAGAAGATCGTTGGAACAGCTGATAACTTGAAACTCGTTGGCGATTTGACTTTGAAGGGTAAAACTAAAGAAGTGACTCTTGACGTGAAATACTTGGGTGATGTGAATGACCCATTTGGTAATCACAAAGTGGCTTTCTCTGCGACGGGAAAAATCAACCGTAAAGACTTCGGTTTGACTTGGAGCAAAGCTGTTGAAGCGGGTCCTGTTGTCGGCGACGAAGTGACTTTGATCATCAAGATCGAAGCCAACAAGCCGATCGAAAAGAAAGGTTAA
- the ygiD gene encoding 4,5-DOPA dioxygenase extradiol, with translation MSLMPVLFVGHGSPMNALDTNPFTVGLNTLGKMLPKPQAILCVSAHWETQGTQVLYNAAPATIHDFYGFPKALFDVQYPARGPLSIAHEAQKLLPDSTLNEKWGLDHGAWSVLVHMFPHADIPVFQVSLDVTKTPEQHLEMGKLLRPLREKGVLILGSGNIVHNLRVLNWREPTAVYPWNQEFDLAIKKSLEERDTATLTGFEKKLGEAAALSVPTPEHYLPLLYCYGASTEQDKISYPYEGGYEMGSLSMRSVLWS, from the coding sequence ATGTCTCTCATGCCTGTGCTCTTTGTGGGTCATGGCTCACCGATGAATGCTCTCGACACGAATCCCTTCACGGTGGGACTGAACACTCTTGGAAAAATGCTTCCAAAACCACAGGCGATTCTCTGTGTCTCCGCTCACTGGGAGACACAGGGAACTCAAGTTCTTTACAATGCCGCTCCTGCGACCATTCATGATTTCTACGGTTTTCCAAAAGCTCTTTTTGATGTGCAGTATCCCGCACGCGGCCCTTTGAGTATCGCGCATGAAGCCCAAAAACTTTTACCCGATTCAACCTTGAATGAAAAATGGGGATTGGATCACGGCGCTTGGTCTGTTTTAGTTCACATGTTCCCGCATGCTGATATTCCGGTTTTTCAAGTGAGCCTTGATGTGACAAAAACTCCGGAGCAGCATTTGGAGATGGGAAAACTTTTGCGTCCCCTTCGTGAAAAAGGTGTTTTGATTTTAGGAAGCGGCAATATCGTGCACAACTTGCGCGTGCTAAACTGGCGCGAACCGACAGCCGTTTATCCTTGGAATCAAGAGTTTGATCTTGCGATTAAAAAATCTTTGGAAGAAAGAGACACAGCGACTCTGACAGGTTTTGAAAAGAAACTCGGCGAAGCCGCAGCACTTTCAGTCCCGACACCGGAACACTATCTTCCCCTGCTTTACTGTTATGGAGCTTCCACAGAGCAAGACAAAATCTCCTACCCTTACGAGGGAGGATATGAGATGGGAAGTCTTTCCATGCGCTCTGTTTTGTGGAGTTAG
- a CDS encoding LysR family transcriptional regulator, translating into MGYTVAHMEQFDLNQIRIFVRLVQAGSFTKAAEVLRQPKSRVSRRLSALEKELGVQLIYRTTRQFQLTEMGRAYYERARGLVEGLESLSTEVSDTTTEVAGLIKITASDDMGVNILPGLLDEFSKQYPQVRFEIFLTQAYVDLVKESIDVAIRIGHLRDSSLRVRRVGTVKNILVATPGLLERYRNWEDINQLSNIPFVGFTFLTKIEMIRGNEGKKFNLKPTYTYTSNNPAMLVELALLGKGLAFVPEFLCAEHVRTGRLVHIHKTLRGQETPISIVTPEQKETPLKVKKFSEFMAKRMKEILGS; encoded by the coding sequence ATGGGATACACTGTTGCACATATGGAACAATTCGATCTCAACCAAATTCGTATCTTCGTGAGACTTGTGCAGGCGGGAAGCTTTACAAAGGCGGCAGAGGTTCTGCGTCAACCCAAGTCCAGGGTTAGCCGTCGCTTGTCCGCACTGGAAAAAGAGCTGGGCGTGCAGTTGATTTATAGAACGACTCGTCAATTTCAACTGACCGAAATGGGACGCGCTTACTATGAACGCGCGCGCGGATTGGTGGAAGGATTAGAAAGTCTATCGACCGAGGTCAGCGATACAACCACAGAAGTGGCGGGCCTTATCAAGATCACGGCTTCCGACGATATGGGCGTAAATATTCTGCCGGGATTGCTCGATGAGTTTTCAAAGCAGTATCCGCAAGTGCGCTTCGAAATTTTTCTGACTCAAGCCTATGTGGATCTTGTGAAAGAATCCATTGATGTCGCCATTCGTATTGGGCACCTGCGCGACAGTTCTTTGCGTGTTCGTCGTGTGGGAACTGTGAAGAACATTCTTGTGGCGACGCCGGGACTTCTAGAGCGTTATCGCAATTGGGAAGATATCAATCAGCTCAGCAACATTCCTTTTGTTGGTTTTACGTTTTTAACAAAAATTGAAATGATTCGCGGAAATGAAGGTAAGAAATTCAATCTGAAACCCACATACACTTACACCTCCAACAATCCCGCAATGCTTGTCGAATTAGCGTTACTTGGCAAAGGCTTGGCTTTTGTGCCTGAATTTTTATGCGCCGAACACGTGCGCACGGGAAGACTTGTGCACATTCATAAAACGTTGCGCGGTCAAGAAACCCCGATCAGCATCGTGACTCCAGAGCAAAAAGAAACGCCGCTCAAAGTAAAAAAGTTTTCAGAATTTATGGCAAAGAGAATGAAGGAAATTTTAGGAAGTTAG
- the sixA gene encoding phosphohistidine phosphatase SixA — protein MELIIIRHAVAEEREDFKKKGLEDHLRPLTLKGRKKMQKVCVKLRDYVKEIDLIVSSPLTRARQTAEIVSQIYFETKVVEAPELVPHSPPQAFVKWLRTQAKTYRRIAIIGHEPHLSSFASYMLSGKTESFIDLKKSGVIGLEMESFTYAEAGGAQLLYYIPPKFLVD, from the coding sequence GTGGAACTGATCATCATTCGTCACGCCGTCGCTGAAGAGCGCGAGGATTTTAAAAAGAAAGGCCTCGAGGATCATTTACGTCCATTGACTTTAAAAGGACGTAAAAAGATGCAAAAGGTCTGCGTGAAGCTGCGTGATTACGTGAAAGAAATTGATTTGATCGTTTCAAGTCCTCTGACTCGCGCCCGTCAAACAGCTGAGATCGTGTCGCAAATTTATTTTGAAACAAAAGTAGTGGAAGCCCCTGAGTTGGTGCCGCATAGTCCTCCGCAAGCCTTTGTGAAATGGTTGCGCACGCAAGCGAAAACCTATCGTCGTATTGCGATCATTGGTCATGAACCGCATTTAAGTTCTTTTGCGAGTTATATGCTTTCAGGAAAAACAGAAAGTTTTATTGATCTTAAAAAGAGCGGCGTGATTGGCCTGGAGATGGAGTCCTTTACGTACGCAGAAGCTGGGGGAGCCCAGCTTCTGTATTACATTCCTCCGAAATTCCTCGTCGATTAG
- the thiL gene encoding thiamine-phosphate kinase: protein MQNTPKEWTLIQKIRYRVQRHNDHTIVPLGDDAFVFKNFLGYSVICQDMMVEDVHFKLDYFSAFDLGAKALAVNLSDIAAMGAHPHFAQVSIAFPEKINESWLDEFYLGMSQLADKYSCEIVGGDLSASPDKLVIDVSVHGSCEHPLTRKGAMKGDLLLSSGPLGLSHTGLMALQKRLSDYEEAKKKHLHPRPRLDLVGALVKKKDKVHALMDCSDGLINDALQLCPEGAGLHIFAENLPLHEETSKMALELGIPAHEFSLWGGEDYELLMVISPDDYDLFSGWHLVGQFTETPGVFLTHADGKEEIKEFKGWHHF, encoded by the coding sequence ATGCAAAATACCCCCAAGGAATGGACTCTTATTCAAAAGATTCGTTACCGGGTCCAGCGTCACAACGATCATACTATCGTACCGCTGGGGGACGATGCGTTTGTATTTAAAAACTTCCTTGGATATTCAGTCATTTGCCAAGACATGATGGTTGAAGATGTGCACTTCAAGCTGGACTATTTCAGTGCTTTTGATCTTGGAGCAAAAGCACTGGCGGTGAATTTAAGCGACATCGCTGCGATGGGAGCCCACCCACATTTTGCCCAGGTCTCTATCGCCTTCCCTGAAAAAATAAACGAATCTTGGCTTGACGAGTTCTATTTGGGCATGAGTCAACTTGCCGATAAATACTCCTGCGAAATCGTCGGCGGAGATCTTTCCGCAAGCCCTGACAAACTTGTTATTGATGTCAGCGTGCATGGCTCTTGCGAACATCCTTTGACTCGAAAAGGTGCCATGAAAGGCGACTTGCTTTTAAGCAGTGGTCCTTTGGGACTTTCACACACAGGCCTGATGGCGTTGCAAAAAAGATTGTCGGATTACGAAGAAGCGAAGAAAAAACATCTTCACCCTCGCCCACGTTTGGATTTGGTCGGTGCTCTCGTAAAAAAGAAAGATAAAGTGCACGCGCTGATGGACTGCAGTGATGGACTGATCAACGATGCTCTTCAACTTTGTCCCGAAGGTGCCGGCCTTCACATCTTTGCAGAAAATCTTCCTCTTCACGAAGAAACTTCTAAAATGGCTTTGGAGTTGGGCATTCCTGCTCACGAATTTTCACTTTGGGGCGGCGAAGATTACGAACTTCTTATGGTCATTTCTCCAGACGACTATGACCTGTTTAGTGGATGGCATCTTGTCGGACAGTTCACAGAAACGCCCGGAGTTTTCCTCACACACGCTGACGGAAAAGAAGAAATTAAAGAATTCAAAGGCTGGCATCACTTCTAG
- a CDS encoding PilZ domain-containing protein, protein MTSLARYHGRSPRYILNTEDDSLVRVAGPKQVPWEEGTEIKNVSLTGLAFTAPDDLCPLLGEVIKIQFTPPGSKQMACYGIVTRLENISESRTLVGVHFYKLEMSQRIVLAQGLARKFKETQERGQIDDLLNRPRSQFNLANLPQLVMMGLLGLLWCGAIWSLLRFEYVGLYKALLKLF, encoded by the coding sequence ATGACCAGTCTTGCTCGCTATCACGGCCGATCTCCACGTTACATTCTCAATACTGAGGATGATAGCTTGGTGCGTGTCGCGGGTCCCAAACAAGTTCCTTGGGAAGAGGGCACGGAAATCAAAAATGTTTCGTTAACTGGTTTGGCCTTCACAGCTCCCGATGATCTTTGTCCATTATTGGGAGAAGTTATTAAGATTCAATTCACTCCTCCCGGTTCAAAACAGATGGCGTGCTACGGAATCGTCACGCGCCTGGAAAACATTTCCGAGTCGCGCACTTTGGTCGGCGTGCATTTTTATAAGCTAGAAATGTCACAACGAATTGTGCTCGCCCAGGGACTTGCAAGAAAATTCAAAGAAACGCAAGAACGCGGTCAGATTGATGATTTGCTCAATCGCCCGCGCAGTCAGTTCAATCTCGCCAATCTTCCGCAGCTCGTGATGATGGGCCTTCTGGGACTGCTTTGGTGTGGAGCTATTTGGAGTCTTCTCCGTTTTGAATATGTGGGACTTTACAAAGCCCTTTTAAAACTATTCTAA
- the ppk1 gene encoding polyphosphate kinase 1: protein MNTPKVASPKRTSKKKSTRKPKVVEHPLSSESLFSSREIGWLNFNRRVLTEAEDARNPLLERVKFLSISTSNLDEFFMKRVGGLKRHMAYGISPKSSDGKTPLLQLQEIRQFVNPMLQDQAICYDKVLKPALEKEGVYLLSWKELTDKEKELVKKYYNKNVFPVLTPLSVDPGHPFPFISNLSISLGVTLKHPNNDDKLFARVKIPKVLPQWIRIDPESSTLRFVSLLEMIKENLADLFPSMQVLNVMPFRLTRNADSDQDQEDAEDLLEAIEEELRQRRFAEVVRLEHGPKPDPWMLKFLMEELEITEEDIYELPAMLDFTDLSVISDLNLPKLKFEPYTPVVTPAFAEEGVGIFNAIKMSDQLVHNPYESFSASVEKFIRVACDDPKVLAIKMTLYRTGDNSPFIRSLIRAAEQGKQVVCLVELKARFDEERNIYWATELENAGVHVVYGVVGLKTHAKTSLVVRQEQEGLKCYCHIGTGNYNVATSRFYTDLGLLTAKEEITSDVVEFFHYLTGRSLKSNYQNLLIAPVNMFSRFKSMIEREADHAKAGRPAQIIAKFNNFEENDIAVALYAASQKGVDIDMIVRGFCCLRPGVPGMSDKIRVISIIGRFLEHSRLFYFRNGAKDPVDGEFYIGSADWMYRNLHARVEAIVPILDRGLKEKCWEILQLCVKEQRQAWQMNGDGTYTRRNSTDMGIHQTLMQIAKARVTLVEENHSAAE from the coding sequence TTGAATACGCCAAAAGTGGCTTCGCCTAAAAGAACATCAAAAAAGAAATCTACCAGAAAGCCCAAAGTCGTTGAGCATCCTCTGTCATCTGAAAGTCTTTTCAGCAGTCGTGAGATCGGATGGCTGAATTTTAATCGTCGTGTTTTGACAGAAGCTGAAGACGCCCGCAATCCACTGTTAGAGCGCGTGAAGTTTTTAAGTATTTCCACGTCCAATCTTGATGAGTTTTTCATGAAGCGTGTGGGTGGTTTGAAACGTCATATGGCTTACGGTATTTCGCCAAAGTCTTCCGACGGGAAAACACCGCTTTTGCAATTGCAAGAGATTCGTCAGTTCGTCAATCCAATGCTGCAAGATCAAGCGATCTGTTATGACAAAGTTTTAAAGCCCGCTCTGGAAAAAGAAGGTGTGTATCTTCTATCTTGGAAAGAATTGACGGATAAAGAAAAAGAACTCGTTAAAAAATACTACAATAAAAATGTGTTTCCTGTTCTAACGCCACTGTCTGTAGATCCGGGGCATCCATTTCCGTTCATTTCAAACTTGTCTATCTCACTCGGTGTGACTCTGAAGCATCCCAACAATGACGATAAACTTTTTGCACGTGTGAAAATTCCGAAAGTGCTTCCTCAATGGATTCGTATTGATCCTGAATCCTCCACGTTGCGTTTTGTAAGTCTTCTGGAAATGATCAAAGAAAATCTCGCAGATTTATTTCCATCAATGCAGGTTTTGAATGTAATGCCCTTCAGACTCACAAGAAATGCGGACTCGGATCAAGATCAGGAAGATGCGGAAGATTTGTTAGAGGCGATCGAAGAAGAATTGCGCCAACGCCGTTTCGCCGAAGTGGTTCGTTTAGAACATGGACCGAAACCAGATCCTTGGATGCTGAAATTCTTGATGGAAGAGTTAGAAATCACCGAAGAAGACATTTATGAACTTCCTGCGATGCTAGATTTCACTGATTTGAGCGTGATTTCAGATTTGAATCTTCCAAAATTAAAGTTTGAACCTTACACGCCAGTTGTGACGCCAGCCTTCGCCGAAGAAGGTGTCGGGATTTTTAATGCCATTAAGATGAGCGATCAGCTTGTGCACAATCCTTACGAAAGTTTTTCGGCCTCTGTAGAAAAATTCATTCGTGTTGCCTGTGATGATCCAAAAGTTTTAGCAATCAAAATGACTTTGTATCGCACTGGTGACAATAGCCCCTTCATTCGTTCATTGATTCGTGCCGCTGAACAAGGAAAGCAAGTTGTTTGCTTGGTAGAGCTTAAAGCGCGTTTTGATGAAGAAAGAAATATTTATTGGGCGACCGAACTGGAAAATGCCGGCGTGCACGTCGTCTATGGCGTCGTCGGTCTTAAAACTCACGCAAAGACCTCTCTCGTTGTTCGTCAGGAACAAGAGGGTTTGAAATGTTATTGTCATATCGGAACTGGAAATTATAACGTTGCGACCTCACGCTTTTACACGGACTTGGGTCTTTTGACGGCGAAAGAGGAAATCACCAGTGACGTTGTTGAGTTCTTTCACTACCTAACGGGTCGTTCTCTGAAAAGCAACTATCAGAATCTTTTAATTGCGCCAGTGAACATGTTTTCTCGTTTTAAATCCATGATTGAGCGTGAAGCCGATCATGCAAAAGCCGGAAGACCTGCGCAGATCATTGCAAAGTTTAATAACTTTGAAGAAAACGACATTGCTGTGGCCCTCTATGCGGCTTCGCAAAAGGGTGTCGATATCGATATGATTGTCAGAGGTTTCTGCTGTCTTCGTCCAGGTGTTCCCGGCATGAGCGATAAGATCCGTGTGATTTCTATCATCGGTCGTTTCCTTGAGCACTCCCGTTTATTTTACTTTAGAAATGGCGCGAAAGATCCTGTCGATGGAGAGTTCTACATTGGTTCTGCCGATTGGATGTATCGCAATCTGCATGCGCGTGTTGAAGCCATTGTTCCGATCTTAGATCGAGGCTTGAAAGAAAAATGCTGGGAGATTTTGCAGCTCTGTGTGAAGGAGCAGCGCCAAGCATGGCAAATGAATGGCGATGGCACTTACACGCGCCGCAACTCCACAGATATGGGAATTCATCAAACTTTGATGCAAATTGCGAAAGCTCGGGTTACATTGGTTGAAGAAAACCATTCCGCAGCAGAGTAA